One Arthrobacter sp. FW306-07-I genomic window carries:
- a CDS encoding energy-coupling factor ABC transporter ATP-binding protein, giving the protein MPAVTFAQASVAVEREDSPHPKVLLHPLDLRLEEARIGIIGANGSGKSTLLRLVNGLIQPTTGAVTVDGDDTVRAVRKVRRNVGFVFTDPLSQLVMPTGREDVELSLRRSVRNAAERGSQAEAALQRLGLLHLADQSIYELSGGERQLMALAAVLAVDPKVLVLDEPSTLLDLRNRELLRRTLAGLDQQIILSTHDLELALDMDRVLVIEDGRVAFDGAPADAVAAYRSWCVAGLNAGRDVP; this is encoded by the coding sequence ATGCCCGCCGTGACCTTCGCCCAGGCATCCGTCGCCGTCGAAAGGGAGGACTCCCCACACCCCAAGGTGCTCCTTCACCCGCTGGACCTCCGCCTGGAGGAAGCACGGATCGGAATCATCGGTGCCAACGGTTCCGGGAAATCCACCCTGCTGCGCCTGGTCAACGGCCTCATCCAGCCCACCACAGGGGCGGTAACGGTCGACGGCGACGACACAGTCCGTGCCGTCCGGAAAGTCCGGCGCAACGTGGGGTTCGTCTTCACCGATCCGCTGTCCCAGCTGGTGATGCCCACAGGCCGCGAGGACGTGGAACTGTCCCTGCGCCGATCCGTCCGGAACGCGGCCGAGCGGGGCAGCCAGGCCGAAGCCGCACTGCAAAGACTGGGCCTGCTGCACCTGGCGGACCAGAGCATCTACGAACTGTCCGGCGGCGAACGGCAGCTCATGGCGCTCGCCGCCGTGCTGGCCGTCGACCCTAAAGTGCTGGTCCTGGATGAGCCCTCCACCCTCCTGGACCTGCGCAACCGCGAGCTGCTCCGCAGGACGCTGGCAGGTCTGGACCAGCAGATTATCCTGTCCACCCACGACCTCGAACTGGCCTTGGACATGGACCGGGTCCTGGTCATCGAGGACGGTCGGGTGGCATTCGACGGCGCCCCAGCCGACGCCGTGGCCGCCTACCGTTCGTGGTGCGTGGCGGGACTCAATGCAGGGCGGGATGTTCCGTGA
- a CDS encoding biotin transporter BioY: MSTVATTKNTGQARRRWNGTDLGLIAVFAALVAAAALVPGLALNGFGVPITFQTLAVMLTGLVLGPARAFAAVGLYTLLGLAGLPIFSQGRSGLAILAGPSAGYIIAFPVAAFVVGWLATLVIRRTTKARALWFFLSATATSIVFVHTLGVIGIAMNSKATLEQAFMSDLVFYPGDIIKNVLAAAIAVALHRAFPDVLVRRVRRRALPAESA; this comes from the coding sequence ATGAGCACCGTCGCCACCACCAAGAACACAGGCCAAGCCCGCCGCCGCTGGAACGGCACAGACCTCGGGCTGATCGCCGTCTTCGCCGCCCTGGTCGCCGCCGCCGCCCTGGTGCCCGGGCTCGCCCTGAACGGCTTCGGTGTCCCCATCACCTTCCAGACCCTGGCGGTGATGCTCACCGGACTGGTGCTTGGCCCCGCCCGGGCGTTCGCCGCCGTCGGCCTTTACACGCTCCTTGGCCTGGCTGGCCTGCCCATCTTCAGCCAGGGCCGCAGCGGCCTGGCCATCCTCGCCGGGCCCTCGGCCGGGTACATCATCGCCTTCCCCGTCGCCGCCTTCGTCGTGGGATGGCTGGCCACCCTGGTGATCCGGCGCACCACCAAGGCCCGCGCCCTGTGGTTCTTCCTCTCCGCCACGGCCACGAGCATCGTCTTCGTGCACACGTTGGGCGTCATCGGCATCGCGATGAACTCCAAGGCAACCCTGGAACAGGCCTTCATGAGCGACCTCGTTTTCTACCCGGGAGACATCATCAAGAATGTCCTGGCAGCCGCCATCGCGGTCGCCCTTCACCGGGCCTTCCCGGATGTCCTGGTGCGCCGCGTCCGTCGCCGTGCCCTGCCCGCTGAGAGCGCCTAG
- a CDS encoding ISL3 family transposase: MNEPTGVAADAATILFNLPDYRVISTTITAGRRQVIVETDELPGCPSCGVIASRRKERRFQRLRDIPVAGPVEVLWSKYRWYCEEPACDRLSFFESTPQVPRRARSTSRLRDQLVDAVITSGRAVSETALCFAVSWWMVRAAVTEAYLLKLPDVDQLSPRMLGIDEHRFRSVRYFQDPGTKTWTRLEPWMTTIVDLDTGQVLGVVDGRDHKGVGDWLFARPLEWRLAVQVVAIDPSAAFRKALRMWLPRTAVAVDHFHLISLANQAMTETRQNLSQQVKGRRGRAIDKAWAHRMLLLRGGDNLSCRAALRLEEVFAADDPTGTLQAVWKVKEQLRHLLRTGSLEDAAGAKTKLEELVNAAARPETNRLYRTVCRWWKEIEVLIITGATTGKGEANNTAIKNIKRTARGYRNPANYKSVILLRSAVRTAA, from the coding sequence GTGAACGAGCCTACCGGGGTCGCAGCCGATGCTGCCACCATCCTCTTCAACCTGCCCGACTACCGCGTCATTTCCACCACCATCACCGCCGGCCGGCGGCAGGTCATCGTCGAGACTGATGAACTGCCTGGCTGCCCGAGCTGCGGTGTCATCGCCTCCCGCCGGAAGGAGCGCCGCTTCCAACGGCTGAGGGATATTCCTGTCGCCGGCCCGGTGGAGGTCCTCTGGTCCAAGTACCGCTGGTACTGCGAGGAACCGGCCTGCGACCGGCTCTCGTTCTTCGAATCCACCCCGCAGGTCCCGCGCCGAGCCCGCTCCACGAGCCGGCTCAGGGACCAGCTCGTGGACGCCGTCATCACCTCCGGCAGGGCCGTATCGGAGACAGCCCTCTGCTTCGCCGTGTCCTGGTGGATGGTCCGCGCCGCCGTCACCGAGGCGTACCTGCTGAAACTGCCCGACGTGGATCAGCTCAGCCCACGGATGCTCGGCATTGATGAGCACCGATTCCGGTCCGTGCGCTACTTCCAGGACCCGGGAACGAAGACCTGGACACGCCTCGAGCCATGGATGACCACCATCGTGGACCTGGACACCGGGCAGGTCCTGGGCGTGGTCGACGGGCGTGACCACAAGGGCGTCGGGGACTGGCTCTTCGCCCGACCGTTGGAATGGCGTTTGGCCGTGCAGGTCGTAGCGATCGACCCCTCCGCCGCGTTCCGGAAGGCGTTGCGGATGTGGCTGCCCCGCACCGCTGTCGCAGTCGACCACTTCCACCTGATCTCCCTGGCCAACCAGGCAATGACCGAGACCCGACAGAACCTCTCCCAGCAGGTCAAGGGCCGCCGCGGCAGAGCAATCGACAAGGCCTGGGCCCACCGAATGCTCCTGCTGCGCGGCGGCGACAACCTCAGCTGCAGGGCAGCCCTCCGGCTCGAGGAAGTCTTCGCCGCCGATGATCCGACCGGCACCCTCCAGGCAGTCTGGAAGGTCAAAGAACAACTCCGACACCTGCTGCGCACCGGCTCCCTGGAAGACGCCGCGGGAGCGAAAACAAAGCTTGAAGAGCTCGTGAACGCAGCAGCCAGGCCGGAGACCAACAGGCTCTACCGCACCGTCTGCCGGTGGTGGAAAGAGATCGAGGTGCTCATCATTACCGGCGCGACGACCGGCAAGGGCGAGGCCAACAACACAGCCATAAAAAACATCAAGCGCACCGCGCGTGGCTATCGCAATCCCGCCAACTACAAATCGGTTATTCTCTTGAGAAGTGCCGTCCGGACGGCGGCATGA
- a CDS encoding IS30 family transposase — MGVVMARYSIYVRPDLLQLFWAGMQAGDFITDAVVPINSSRRTGRRVLAEAGGVRPRRGRDLKGRCLTFAQREEIAVLRAQGHSLRRIGVLIDRSASTVSRELRRNSVAGLPYRATSAHALAYERASRPKPAKLHTNTVLRAKVGEDLEKKYSPEQIAGRLQVEFPDEPEMRVSPETIYQSLYVQSRGALKRDLAACLRTGRALRQPCRKAGQRKNRIPGMINISERPPEVQDRAVPGHWEGDLIIGKGNQSAIGTLVERTTNYTMLVHLPDGYKAEQMREALAAKIKTLPEALRHSLTWDQGIEMQDWKSVKIDAGIDIYFCDPHSPWQRGINENTNGLLRQYFPKGTDLSIHSAEDLDWVAQELNDRPRKRLEFRKPIELIEGLLLQ; from the coding sequence ATGGGTGTTGTCATGGCGAGGTATTCAATTTACGTAAGACCGGATCTTCTGCAGCTGTTTTGGGCCGGGATGCAGGCCGGTGATTTCATCACTGACGCCGTTGTGCCGATCAATTCGAGCAGGCGGACCGGGCGCCGGGTCCTGGCCGAGGCCGGGGGTGTCAGGCCTCGCCGCGGCCGGGATCTGAAGGGCAGGTGCCTGACCTTCGCCCAGCGTGAAGAGATTGCAGTGCTGCGCGCCCAGGGACACTCGCTGCGCCGGATCGGGGTCCTGATCGACCGGTCTGCCTCGACGGTGTCCAGGGAGCTTCGGCGCAATTCGGTGGCCGGGTTGCCCTACCGGGCGACGTCGGCGCACGCTCTGGCGTATGAGCGGGCTTCGCGGCCGAAACCGGCGAAACTGCACACGAACACGGTGCTGCGTGCGAAGGTGGGAGAGGACCTGGAAAAGAAGTACTCGCCGGAGCAGATCGCAGGACGCCTGCAGGTTGAGTTTCCCGATGAGCCGGAGATGCGGGTGTCACCTGAGACCATTTACCAGTCACTCTATGTTCAGTCCCGCGGAGCACTGAAACGTGATCTGGCCGCGTGTTTGCGCACCGGACGTGCACTTAGGCAACCCTGCAGGAAGGCCGGCCAGCGGAAGAACCGGATCCCCGGGATGATCAATATCTCCGAACGTCCCCCCGAGGTTCAGGACCGTGCGGTGCCAGGGCATTGGGAGGGCGACCTCATCATCGGTAAAGGCAACCAGTCCGCGATCGGGACTCTCGTGGAGAGAACCACTAACTACACGATGCTCGTTCATCTGCCGGATGGATACAAAGCAGAACAAATGCGTGAGGCCCTGGCAGCCAAGATCAAGACGCTCCCTGAGGCGCTGAGGCATTCCCTCACCTGGGACCAGGGCATCGAAATGCAGGACTGGAAGAGCGTGAAAATAGACGCCGGCATCGACATCTACTTCTGCGACCCGCACTCACCTTGGCAGCGCGGCATCAACGAAAACACGAATGGCCTGCTGCGCCAGTACTTCCCCAAAGGCACCGACCTGAGCATCCACAGCGCCGAAGACCTCGACTGGGTCGCGCAGGAACTCAACGACCGGCCACGCAAAAGACTAGAGTTCAGAAAACCGATCGAACTGATCGAAGGACTCCTGTTGCAATGA
- a CDS encoding GNAT family N-acetyltransferase produces the protein MQIREATLGDLGNVGAICDASDRARWTSEMITPLTERIVLVATIQDEVVGVAKTHFHGEPDGKAPAGHYLGGVVVPPNSRRRGIGSALTRARMEWTWTRSSTVYYFANEHNVASIRMHQALGFQSVGQFTAIRGVRADDGRSELVLFQACR, from the coding sequence ATGCAGATTCGAGAGGCGACCTTGGGTGACCTGGGAAATGTGGGCGCGATCTGCGATGCCAGCGACCGTGCACGCTGGACTTCGGAAATGATTACCCCGCTAACCGAGCGGATCGTGCTGGTCGCGACAATCCAAGATGAAGTTGTCGGCGTCGCCAAGACTCACTTCCATGGCGAACCGGATGGCAAAGCCCCTGCCGGCCATTACTTAGGGGGTGTCGTCGTCCCTCCGAATTCCCGCCGGCGAGGGATCGGGTCTGCACTCACCCGCGCACGCATGGAGTGGACATGGACCCGGTCCTCGACCGTTTACTACTTCGCGAACGAACACAACGTGGCGTCCATTCGAATGCACCAGGCACTGGGTTTCCAGTCCGTTGGTCAGTTCACAGCGATTCGCGGTGTGAGAGCCGATGATGGGCGATCGGAATTAGTGCTCTTTCAAGCATGCCGATAG
- a CDS encoding HAD family hydrolase has product MEIRAVLFDLDNTLFDHPASVRTGVRLFLEHVGVGCSQELTSAWFRIEQANYDRYLAKELSFEEQRRERLREFLPLAGSDVPPTNWELDELFAKYVQSYEEAWTAFPDAVSTLRSIRAIGLPVGVVTNGNHKQQTAKISRTGLEGLLDGIFSSELMNHAKPEPEAFTLPCQSLNVLPSGTLYVGDNYRVDVEGARNAGLQALHLDRDGFKRKGTIQSLAELPSLLAGTMRSDQSALLALPGRPPVTDRLSACLKEH; this is encoded by the coding sequence GTGGAAATTCGAGCGGTCCTCTTTGACCTGGACAACACTCTGTTCGACCATCCTGCATCAGTCAGAACTGGGGTGCGCCTTTTCCTAGAACACGTTGGGGTGGGGTGTTCGCAAGAGCTAACAAGTGCGTGGTTTCGGATCGAGCAGGCTAACTACGACCGTTACCTTGCGAAGGAGCTGTCCTTCGAGGAACAGCGCCGTGAGCGACTCCGAGAATTTCTCCCCTTGGCTGGTTCTGATGTCCCCCCAACGAACTGGGAACTGGACGAACTCTTCGCCAAGTACGTCCAGAGTTATGAGGAAGCCTGGACGGCATTTCCAGACGCAGTTTCCACCCTTAGGAGCATCCGCGCCATAGGTTTGCCTGTTGGTGTCGTAACCAACGGGAATCACAAGCAACAGACCGCGAAGATCAGCCGGACAGGACTCGAAGGACTTCTGGACGGGATCTTTAGCTCTGAACTGATGAACCATGCCAAACCGGAACCAGAGGCCTTCACCTTGCCCTGTCAAAGCTTGAATGTACTGCCTTCCGGGACACTGTACGTCGGGGACAACTACCGCGTAGACGTTGAGGGGGCCAGGAACGCTGGGCTCCAAGCCCTCCATCTTGATCGCGACGGCTTCAAGCGCAAGGGAACAATTCAAAGCCTCGCGGAACTACCGTCGCTACTCGCAGGAACCATGCGGTCTGATCAATCCGCGTTGCTTGCGCTGCCCGGCCGCCCGCCCGTGACCGATCGTCTATCGGCATGCTTGAAAGAGCACTAA
- a CDS encoding GNAT family N-acetyltransferase: protein MEAAEAGIHPQGQMPFSHPWTEARPEDLPANTARRIWRARAESTPEKWSLHFGVWRGSDFVGCQDLSAEGFGTLKTVSTGSWLRQDVHGNGLGKEMRTAVIIYAFDWLKADTAVSEAAVWNASSLGVSKSLGYEPNGIFRESWKPGEVTEVQYLRLRSDRFIRPTWNLDVRGHIRSAEYLGIPLNDG from the coding sequence GTGGAAGCCGCGGAGGCTGGCATACATCCCCAAGGGCAGATGCCTTTTTCGCATCCATGGACCGAGGCACGCCCTGAAGATCTTCCCGCAAACACTGCACGGCGAATTTGGCGTGCACGTGCTGAATCGACACCCGAGAAGTGGTCACTCCACTTCGGAGTCTGGAGAGGCAGCGATTTTGTCGGCTGTCAGGACTTGAGTGCCGAAGGGTTTGGCACTCTCAAGACAGTGTCAACGGGCTCCTGGCTCCGCCAGGATGTTCATGGCAATGGCCTTGGCAAGGAAATGCGAACAGCCGTAATCATCTATGCCTTCGATTGGTTGAAGGCGGACACCGCTGTTTCCGAGGCAGCAGTCTGGAACGCTTCTTCTCTAGGTGTTTCAAAATCTTTGGGTTATGAGCCCAACGGAATTTTCAGGGAATCATGGAAACCTGGGGAAGTAACAGAGGTTCAGTACCTGCGCCTCAGGTCGGACAGATTTATACGGCCCACCTGGAACCTAGACGTCAGAGGACACATACGTTCCGCAGAGTATCTCGGGATTCCTCTTAACGACGGATAG
- a CDS encoding GNAT family N-acetyltransferase, protein MAASRPDPQARLEGAVVVLRELIENDLPALFTAIGKPEIFAGGWGGGMGAYRENFGQWSEFLRQWLPWQQGNVYAVCLLSLDDRVIGTTTLGDFDLKNESAHIGWTAYSPDVWGSGVNADAKRLLLGTAFTHGFERIRLQADVLNVRSRAAIERIGAQKEGVLRHVQRRADGSWRDTAVYSVLREEWPHVRSFLDERLAARPACSSYNPSP, encoded by the coding sequence ATGGCTGCTTCCCGTCCCGATCCCCAGGCTCGCCTTGAAGGCGCCGTCGTCGTTCTTCGCGAGCTGATCGAGAATGACCTCCCGGCCCTATTCACAGCCATCGGAAAACCCGAGATATTCGCTGGTGGCTGGGGAGGAGGTATGGGGGCATATCGCGAGAACTTCGGGCAGTGGTCGGAGTTTTTGAGGCAATGGCTGCCCTGGCAACAAGGCAACGTGTACGCCGTGTGTCTGCTTTCATTGGATGACCGGGTGATTGGCACCACCACGCTCGGCGATTTCGACTTGAAAAATGAGTCTGCGCATATCGGCTGGACGGCGTATTCCCCGGACGTCTGGGGAAGCGGGGTGAACGCTGACGCCAAGCGGCTCCTGCTGGGCACGGCCTTCACCCATGGATTTGAGCGGATCAGATTGCAGGCCGACGTACTAAACGTTCGGTCGCGGGCGGCGATAGAGCGGATCGGCGCCCAAAAAGAAGGCGTGCTCAGACATGTCCAACGGCGTGCGGATGGCAGTTGGCGAGACACGGCCGTTTACTCTGTTCTACGCGAGGAATGGCCCCATGTACGCAGTTTCCTCGATGAGCGTTTAGCAGCCCGGCCGGCGTGCTCCAGCTATAACCCGTCTCCGTAA
- a CDS encoding alpha/beta fold hydrolase: MSEHVDVLIVGAGLSGVGFASRLKREVPGKTFTVVESRNAVGGTWDLFRYPGIRSDSDMYTLGYSFRPWAGAKAIADGESIREYIEATVADEGLAPRIRLNTRVISASWSSETALWTVTAVHTSGGEFRSGDTASSPEPLTFTCSFLSVCSGYYRYDEGFTPAIDGADTFAGTIVHPQHWPADLDYEGKQVVVIGSGATAVTLVPSMAKSAAKVTMLQRSPTYIAPVPARDHLADRLRGKLPAQLAYDVVRSKNILFSMFTYQLSRRRPETMKAILRKSAVAKLPAGFPVDTHLAPSYQPWDQRVCAIPNGDLYRAISAGTAEIVTDTISRITPDGIDLASGTSLPADVIVTATGLNLLVIGGMKLSVDGEPVDVGRTLTYKGMMLEGVPNFALTIGYTNASWTLKADLVAGYICRLIKHLDRRNLQWVVPAAPADVANGSLSSLIDLKAGYIFRGADQLPRQGAGSPWRLHQNYFRDFALLRAGRLTDHVRFGRRGQPARETVRQPAAPARDPLALPGTRHVTVAGTRLRYRNTGSGDPVLLLHGIGQSLEDWNEQHDRLSDRHTVYSVDLPGFAYSERLPGTTTLAKLAGILPAFLDAVGVSGPLPVMGNSLGGAVAMKLAADHPDRVSALVLANSAGFGQEVALVLRLLAVRPLAALLLRPDEKASRRTVQSLFYDKTLVTDDRIGHALALSQREAHRRTLVDVARDLGTISGVRAEWRTALIGALARSDVPALVVWGDHDHILPFSHLEAAAAALPRAESHVFAKTGHMPQIERPDEFAAVVEDFLTRVSAGRQAASI; encoded by the coding sequence ATGAGCGAGCACGTAGATGTGTTGATTGTCGGCGCCGGGCTGAGCGGTGTGGGTTTCGCCAGCCGGCTGAAGCGCGAGGTACCCGGAAAAACCTTCACCGTAGTGGAGTCGAGGAACGCCGTCGGGGGTACCTGGGACCTGTTCCGGTACCCCGGGATCCGGTCCGACAGCGACATGTACACGCTCGGCTACTCCTTCCGGCCCTGGGCCGGCGCCAAGGCGATCGCGGACGGCGAGTCCATCCGCGAGTACATCGAGGCAACGGTCGCCGACGAGGGCCTGGCGCCGCGGATCCGGCTGAACACCAGGGTCATTTCCGCCTCATGGTCAAGCGAAACCGCACTGTGGACCGTGACGGCGGTCCACACGTCCGGGGGCGAGTTCCGGTCCGGCGACACCGCCTCCTCCCCCGAGCCACTCACCTTCACCTGCTCGTTCCTGTCCGTCTGTTCCGGCTACTACCGCTATGACGAGGGCTTCACCCCGGCCATCGACGGGGCCGACACCTTTGCCGGAACGATCGTCCACCCGCAGCACTGGCCGGCCGACCTCGACTATGAGGGAAAGCAGGTGGTGGTCATCGGCAGCGGCGCCACGGCCGTGACGCTGGTGCCGTCCATGGCAAAGTCGGCCGCCAAGGTAACGATGCTGCAGCGCTCCCCCACCTACATCGCCCCCGTGCCCGCGCGGGACCACCTGGCCGACCGCCTCCGAGGCAAGCTGCCCGCGCAACTGGCGTACGACGTCGTACGTTCCAAGAACATTCTTTTCTCCATGTTCACCTACCAGCTCAGCCGACGGCGGCCCGAGACGATGAAGGCGATCCTGCGCAAGTCGGCAGTAGCCAAACTGCCGGCGGGCTTCCCGGTGGACACGCACCTGGCCCCGTCGTACCAGCCGTGGGACCAGCGGGTCTGCGCGATCCCCAACGGGGACCTGTACCGGGCCATCAGTGCCGGCACTGCCGAGATCGTGACCGACACGATTTCCCGGATCACCCCGGACGGGATTGACCTGGCCTCCGGCACATCGCTGCCCGCCGACGTCATTGTCACGGCCACGGGACTGAACCTGCTGGTGATCGGCGGCATGAAGCTCTCCGTCGACGGCGAGCCTGTGGACGTTGGCAGGACTCTAACCTACAAGGGCATGATGCTGGAGGGGGTCCCGAATTTCGCCCTCACCATCGGCTACACCAACGCGTCCTGGACCCTGAAGGCGGACCTGGTCGCCGGGTACATCTGCAGGCTGATCAAGCATCTGGACCGCCGGAACCTTCAGTGGGTGGTACCCGCGGCACCCGCCGACGTCGCCAACGGCTCGCTGTCCTCGCTGATCGACCTGAAGGCCGGCTACATTTTCCGCGGCGCCGACCAGTTGCCCCGGCAGGGCGCAGGCTCGCCGTGGCGGCTGCACCAGAACTACTTCCGCGATTTCGCCCTGCTCCGGGCCGGCCGGCTGACCGACCACGTCCGGTTCGGCCGGCGGGGGCAGCCGGCGCGGGAAACTGTCCGGCAACCCGCCGCCCCGGCCCGGGATCCCCTCGCATTGCCGGGGACGCGCCATGTCACCGTCGCGGGGACACGCCTGCGCTACCGGAACACCGGCAGCGGGGATCCGGTGCTGCTGCTGCACGGCATCGGCCAGAGCCTCGAGGACTGGAACGAACAGCACGATCGGCTCTCGGACCGCCACACGGTCTACAGCGTCGACCTTCCCGGCTTCGCGTACTCCGAACGGCTCCCCGGCACTACGACGCTCGCGAAGCTGGCCGGGATCCTGCCGGCCTTCCTGGACGCCGTCGGGGTTTCCGGGCCGCTGCCCGTGATGGGCAACTCGCTCGGCGGTGCCGTCGCCATGAAGCTGGCCGCCGACCATCCGGACCGCGTCTCCGCGCTCGTGCTGGCCAACAGCGCCGGATTCGGCCAGGAAGTGGCACTGGTCCTTCGCCTCCTTGCGGTCCGCCCGCTCGCGGCCCTGCTCCTGCGGCCCGACGAGAAAGCATCACGCCGGACGGTACAGTCGCTCTTCTACGACAAGACGCTGGTCACGGACGACCGCATCGGCCACGCGCTCGCCCTGTCGCAGCGGGAGGCGCACCGCCGGACGCTGGTCGACGTCGCCCGCGACCTGGGAACGATTTCCGGTGTCCGGGCTGAGTGGCGCACCGCTCTGATCGGCGCGCTCGCCAGGTCAGACGTTCCGGCGCTGGTGGTGTGGGGCGACCACGACCACATCCTGCCGTTCAGCCACCTTGAAGCGGCCGCCGCGGCGCTGCCCCGCGCCGAGTCGCACGTCTTCGCCAAGACCGGGCACATGCCGCAGATCGAACGGCCTGACGAGTTCGCGGCCGTAGTCGAGGACTTCCTCACGAGGGTCTCCGCCGGCCGTCAGGCGGCTAGCATCTAA
- a CDS encoding TetR/AcrR family transcriptional regulator, translating into MAQRGRRSARVSGDERQDAILVTAEALLANRAFDEVSIEDLARGAGISRPTFYFYFPSKDAVLLALLDRVINEVEHRVGHLPRDFESDPAGAWTRSIGMFVEVFVSHRGVSTAAIGARTRNDEVRGLWSRSMQSWVDFSSDVIRAEQARGAAPAGTDAHDLAVSLNLMNERVITAALNRESPAIAETAALDILSTIWIRSIYGSDNPGGR; encoded by the coding sequence ATGGCTCAAAGAGGAAGACGCAGCGCGAGGGTTTCGGGCGATGAGCGCCAGGACGCAATCCTGGTCACCGCCGAGGCCCTCCTGGCAAACCGTGCCTTTGACGAGGTCTCCATCGAGGATCTGGCCCGGGGTGCCGGCATTTCGCGCCCCACTTTTTACTTCTACTTCCCCTCGAAAGATGCCGTGCTGCTGGCCCTGCTGGACCGGGTTATCAACGAGGTCGAGCACCGGGTGGGGCACCTGCCGCGCGATTTCGAGAGCGACCCCGCGGGTGCGTGGACCCGTTCCATCGGAATGTTCGTTGAGGTGTTTGTCTCTCACCGCGGTGTGTCGACCGCCGCCATCGGGGCGCGCACCCGAAACGACGAGGTGCGCGGGCTGTGGTCCAGGTCGATGCAGTCCTGGGTCGACTTCTCAAGCGACGTTATCCGTGCCGAGCAGGCCCGCGGGGCCGCGCCGGCGGGCACCGACGCGCACGACCTCGCGGTGAGCCTGAACCTGATGAACGAACGGGTCATTACTGCTGCCCTCAACCGGGAGAGTCCTGCCATCGCGGAGACCGCCGCCCTGGACATCCTGTCAACCATCTGGATCCGCAGTATCTACGGGTCCGACAACCCCGGCGGCCGCTAA
- a CDS encoding 3-hydroxyacyl-CoA dehydrogenase translates to MPSIKTLTVLGTGVLGSQIAFQAAFHGFAVTAYDVDEDALAKARDRFARLAGIYRAQIAGASEGKTEAALANLRLTADLGDAVVDADLVIEAVPELLELKRDVYRKLAELAPAKAIFATNSSTLLPSDLKDFTGRPDRFLALHYANNIWAQNIAEVMGTAETDPAVYAAVVDFARNSGLEPIEIKKEKAGYVLNSLLVPLLNAAAGLLLQGVADPCTIDKTWRIATGAPSGPFQIYDVVGLTTAYNIASASPDAGSQAFAQYLKEHYIDQGKLGVASGEGFYKY, encoded by the coding sequence ATGCCCTCCATCAAGACGCTCACCGTGCTCGGCACAGGGGTGCTCGGCTCCCAGATCGCCTTCCAGGCCGCATTCCACGGTTTCGCAGTCACCGCCTACGACGTCGATGAGGACGCACTTGCCAAGGCGCGGGACCGTTTCGCCCGCCTCGCCGGCATCTACCGGGCACAGATTGCCGGCGCCTCCGAGGGCAAGACCGAAGCAGCCCTGGCAAACCTCCGCCTCACCGCAGACCTGGGGGACGCCGTCGTCGACGCGGACCTTGTGATCGAAGCCGTTCCCGAACTGCTGGAACTCAAACGCGACGTCTACCGCAAGCTCGCGGAACTGGCGCCGGCCAAGGCCATCTTCGCGACCAACTCATCCACCCTGCTGCCCAGTGACCTGAAAGACTTCACCGGACGCCCGGACCGCTTCCTCGCGCTCCATTACGCCAACAACATCTGGGCGCAGAACATCGCCGAGGTCATGGGCACCGCGGAGACGGACCCGGCGGTGTACGCGGCTGTCGTCGACTTTGCCCGGAACAGCGGACTGGAACCGATCGAGATCAAGAAGGAGAAGGCCGGCTACGTCCTGAACTCGCTGCTGGTTCCGCTGCTGAACGCGGCCGCCGGACTGCTGCTTCAGGGCGTCGCCGACCCGTGCACCATTGACAAGACCTGGCGCATCGCCACGGGGGCCCCGAGCGGACCGTTCCAGATCTACGACGTCGTCGGCCTGACCACGGCGTACAACATCGCCTCGGCCTCGCCGGATGCCGGTTCCCAGGCGTTCGCCCAGTACCTGAAGGAGCACTACATCGACCAGGGCAAGCTGGGGGTCGCCTCGGGGGAGGGCTTCTACAAGTACTGA
- a CDS encoding VOC family protein codes for MPIKLENVGIAVRDLEEAIAFFTDLGLTVLVRDTVSGEWADTAVGLDGNHAKIAVLQTPDGRGQLELFEYIHPAAIDTHPTLPNEIGMHRVAFSVDDIDAALEIAAKHGCHPLRGVATYGDIYKLTYVRGPSGIIVMFAQELKKSTGN; via the coding sequence ATGCCCATCAAACTTGAGAACGTCGGAATCGCGGTTCGTGACCTGGAAGAGGCCATCGCGTTCTTCACTGACCTCGGGCTTACGGTCCTGGTCCGTGACACCGTCAGCGGGGAGTGGGCCGACACCGCCGTGGGCCTTGACGGCAACCACGCAAAAATCGCAGTGCTCCAGACCCCGGACGGCAGAGGCCAGCTTGAGCTCTTCGAGTACATCCATCCTGCCGCCATCGACACACACCCCACACTGCCGAACGAAATCGGAATGCACCGCGTTGCCTTCTCGGTCGACGACATTGACGCCGCGCTGGAGATCGCCGCGAAGCATGGATGCCACCCGCTGCGGGGCGTCGCAACCTACGGAGACATTTACAAGCTGACTTACGTCCGTGGTCCCAGCGGCATCATTGTGATGTTCGCCCAGGAACTCAAGAAGTCCACCGGAAACTGA